The following are encoded in a window of Clostridium thermarum genomic DNA:
- a CDS encoding D-2-hydroxyacid dehydrogenase, whose amino-acid sequence MSDINKILITGRLYREIGEALESKISKEILCLPEDKVTEKELRCADAYVAFKPTDNFAFYNIKWVHALGAGVDGFLFGRQWKKDVLLTRTICSFGKKISEYCLSYILSDLQHHREFKKNQQEKLWKQLTPASIGSQTILILGTGVIGSEVAKSLSYFGAEVIGVSLSGKTVNYFNRTIKFSDVQEYLSRVDWLINTLPLTESTQGIIDDNIFKYLNSAGFINVGRGSTLNEKALLKALVNNNIKIAILDVFPAEPLPLESELWSNSNIIITPHISAITDVDEAVECFLNTLTGIESGETNLKNKVSIKKGY is encoded by the coding sequence ATAGGGGAGGCATTGGAAAGTAAAATATCAAAGGAAATTTTATGCCTTCCGGAAGATAAGGTGACAGAGAAGGAGCTGCGCTGTGCTGATGCTTATGTAGCCTTTAAGCCAACAGATAATTTTGCTTTCTACAACATTAAATGGGTACATGCCTTAGGGGCTGGGGTAGATGGTTTTCTATTTGGACGGCAGTGGAAGAAGGATGTGCTGCTGACAAGAACAATCTGTTCTTTTGGTAAAAAGATAAGTGAATATTGCCTGAGTTATATACTTTCGGACCTGCAGCATCATAGAGAATTTAAGAAAAATCAGCAGGAAAAGCTTTGGAAACAGCTAACTCCTGCGTCTATAGGAAGTCAGACCATACTAATATTGGGGACAGGTGTAATTGGAAGTGAAGTTGCAAAGAGCCTAAGTTATTTTGGTGCAGAGGTTATAGGTGTATCCCTAAGTGGAAAGACAGTGAATTATTTCAATAGGACTATAAAGTTTAGTGATGTACAAGAATATTTAAGTAGGGTGGATTGGCTGATCAATACCTTGCCATTAACAGAGAGTACCCAAGGAATTATAGATGATAATATTTTTAAGTATCTAAATTCTGCAGGATTTATAAATGTAGGTAGGGGGAGTACGCTAAATGAAAAAGCTTTACTTAAGGCATTAGTCAATAACAATATCAAGATTGCTATTTTAGATGTGTTTCCCGCTGAGCCTCTTCCACTGGAATCTGAGTTATGGAGTAATTCCAATATAATAATCACGCCGCATATTTCTGCAATAACAGATGTTGATGAAGCCGTAGAGTGCTTTTTGAATACTTTGACAGGGATAGAAAGTGGGGAAACAAACTTAAAAAATAAAGTTAGTATAAAAAAGGGATATTAA